The Methanocella arvoryzae MRE50 DNA window TGCCAACCGGGTGCCGCTGATGTACCAGCAGGGCGCCTGTGCGATCACCCATGCCATTGAAAGGATCAACTGGAAACACTACAATCTGGAACAGTCAAAAGGCGCTAAGCTGCCCAGCGGACCAATCATGATAATGGTCCACGTGGCCTCCACAAATGTGCCTTTCACTTCCGAGTCCAAGGATGCTATCGCCGACGTCCCCGAGCTCATCGACGAAGTGGAACTGGCCGTGAGACAGGCCGCCAGAGAGCTGAGCAGGTTTCTGTCGGAGCAGAAGAAGGCCGGAGAAGCCCGGAAGAAGATCAAGCTGTTCGAAGCGTACACTAAAGAGGTTGCACAGGCACTGGAAGATCTTACAGGCAAGCCCGCCTCTGTGGTCGAGGCGAAACTGACCGATGCGCTGAATAAGAAATATGCTAAGTTCATCGAGGACGCGGCCTTGCCCGAAACTCCCGTTAAGGACGGAGGTGCCTGATCATGTCAAAGCGAAGCCAGGAGATCGTCAACAGGCTCAAAGGCCTGGGCGACAGCATCATCTCGGATATCGACGCCGGGAAAAATCCGTCCCTCGATATCAGGATGCGAGCGCTCAATAACGTCTATTTCGATGAGCAGTCCGGGATCATTAAGCTCGGCAACGACCAGCAGAAGCGGTTCTACTTCAACCTCGGGCAGGCGAAAAAGTTCCTGCAGACCTTACTCATCGCCAAGCAGATCAAGATCCTGCTAGAGCAGGATAAGCCAGCGCTATCCATTCGTCAGCTGTTCTACACGCTCAAGCACGACATCCCGGGAGCAGGCGAAAACACTTTTGACGTTCAGGACGAGTCCGATCCGCTCATCGAGGACGTAGAGCTGATGGTCGACGCCCTCCGTGAAGAGCTCAACCTGATTGCCACCCCTAACGGTGTCCTTGCCGGCCCGATGATCGTGGAGGATAAGACCGGCGACGTGCTGGATTTCACTAAGATGGGCTCGGCAGGCGGGGCAGTGCCGCCGATCGTCGAGGACGATTTCTTCCACATCAAGGAAATGAACGCCGATTATATTCTGGTCGTGGAAAAGTACGCCGTCTGGAACCTGCTGAACCAGGAAAAGTTCTGGAAGAAAAATAACTGCATCCTTCTGACCGGCAAAGGCCAGCCTGCAAGAGCAGAGCGCAGGCTTCTCGCCCGGTTCGGAGAAGAGTACGATATCCCAGTTTACGTGTTTACCGATATGGACCCGTGGGGATACTACATCTACTCGGTTTACAAGTATGGCTCGATCAACCTGGCGTTCTTCTCCGAAAAGGCAGCATGCCCCAGGGCGAAGTACCTGGGCCTTTCGGTCAAAGACGTGATGAACTTCGATATGCCCCGCAGCTCGTGGATCAAGCTCAACGACGAGGACCACAAGCGCATCGCCGAGATCTCCGAGTACCCATGGTTCAAGAAAGACTACTGGCAGAAAGAGCTGACTGATCTGAAGAAGTTCGGGTACAAGATCGAGCAGGATGCACTGGTCTCCAAGTCGATCGAGTTCACGGCGAACAACTACCTGCCGACCAAAATTGAGAATAAGGACTTCTTTGACTGATATTAGGGCTTGCAAGTCATAACGTACAGGCTTATCGTGCCGGAAATGTAATGGTAAACATGGTTCCACGGGAACTGTCGAGTACGATCCTGCCCTCAAGCTGCTCGACCAGCGCTAAGACCAGTTGCATGCCCATGGACTGGGCGTTCGACAGGCTAAAACCATCGGGCATGCCTACCCCGTCATCCTCTATCGTGATGATCGTCTTATGATCGCCGCTCGATAGCCGTATTCTTATATTACCATGCCGGGACTCCGGGAACGCATGCTTGAGGCTGTTAGAGATCAGCTCGTTCATGATCAGGCCACAGGGGACGGCCTGATCTACGCCCAGATAAATGTCATCACCTTCAATAGTCAGCCTCACTCTTCCAGAATTAGCTCTATACGTGACTAAGAGCTGATTGCCGAGGCTCTTCAGGTATTCGTCGAAATTAATTTTCGAGAGGTCGTCAGACATGTAAATCCGCTCGTGCACCAGGGCTATGGAACGAATCCTGCTCTGGCTCTCTGCCAGGATCTGCCTTACCGGCTCCTGATCGATGCCTGACAGCCGCAGATTTAGAAGGCTGGAAATAATCTGCATGTTGTTTTTTACTCTGTGGTGCACTTCCTTCAGGAGGACTTCTTTCTCCCTGAGCGAATTTTTAATCCGCTCTTCATTGACCTTGCGTTCGGTGATATCCTCTTCTATGATCACTAAGTTGGCGACTTTTCCATCTGGATCCCTGAGGGGGGATATATGTACCGAGACCCACCTCTCTTCTCCGTCCTTATTCACGTACGGGCGCTCGCTTTTCCAGTCTTTGCCCGACTTCACCGACTCGATTATCTCGGCGACTCTGGCACGATCAGCCTCAGGTATAAAGTCCAGCTTGTATCTGCCGATCACATCCCCTGGTCTGGCTCCCGTCAGCCTGGTGAAGGCCGAGTTAACGTAAGTTATCTTCCCCTCATGGTCAGTGATAGTGGTGCTATTCGGGCTCTGATCCAGAGCCATGAACAGCTTCCGGAGTTGCTCCTCTGCCAGCTTCCGCTCGGTGACGTCCTCCTCGACATCTATGAAGTGTGTGATCTTCCCGTTCCTGTCCTTGATCGGAAATATGTGGGCGAATACCCAGTTCGGCTTGCCACTACTGGTCTTATACTCGATCTCCCCCCGCCACTCCTGCCCTGATTTGATCCTGTCCATCACTTCGTTGAACTGCTCCGGCCTTGCGTTAGCAAAGGAGAGGCTTGACAGCGGTTTGCCCACAGCATCCTCTGCAGCATAACCTGTGATCCTGGAAAAATAGGGGTTGACGTACACGATAGTGCCCTCCATATCGAAGATCATGACGCTGCTGGGGCTTTGCTCGATAGCGGCGGAGAGCCTTCGCATCCTGTCCTCAGAAATCTTCTGCCCGGTGATGTCGACGATGAAGCCCCGTAATCCTGCCGGCTTTCCGTCTCTGAGGATGACGGAGGAATGGACGATCACAGGGATCCGGCTGCCGTCTTTTCTCTGGAATGTGTACTCAGCGCCGGATTTTTCGCCGTTCAAAACGCAGCTGATATTCCGCCGTGCCATCTCCCGCTCTTCCGGCACAATCATTTGCAATACATTTAGCCCGCGGTGAAAATCCTCTATCGTGTAGCCCATTACTTCGTAGGCGCTACGGTTGACGTAGGTCAGGTTTCCCAGGAGGTCCATCTCGAAGACGATCTGCGGCAGCAGGTCAGCCAGTTCTTCGTATCTTTTCTTACTTCTAGCCTCCTCTGCTCTGG harbors:
- a CDS encoding DNA topoisomerase IV subunit A, whose translation is MSKRSQEIVNRLKGLGDSIISDIDAGKNPSLDIRMRALNNVYFDEQSGIIKLGNDQQKRFYFNLGQAKKFLQTLLIAKQIKILLEQDKPALSIRQLFYTLKHDIPGAGENTFDVQDESDPLIEDVELMVDALREELNLIATPNGVLAGPMIVEDKTGDVLDFTKMGSAGGAVPPIVEDDFFHIKEMNADYILVVEKYAVWNLLNQEKFWKKNNCILLTGKGQPARAERRLLARFGEEYDIPVYVFTDMDPWGYYIYSVYKYGSINLAFFSEKAACPRAKYLGLSVKDVMNFDMPRSSWIKLNDEDHKRIAEISEYPWFKKDYWQKELTDLKKFGYKIEQDALVSKSIEFTANNYLPTKIENKDFFD
- a CDS encoding PAS domain S-box protein; protein product: MDKNELSCSEDDVTQSTRAEEARSKKRYEELADLLPQIVFEMDLLGNLTYVNRSAYEVMGYTIEDFHRGLNVLQMIVPEEREMARRNISCVLNGEKSGAEYTFQRKDGSRIPVIVHSSVILRDGKPAGLRGFIVDITGQKISEDRMRRLSAAIEQSPSSVMIFDMEGTIVYVNPYFSRITGYAAEDAVGKPLSSLSFANARPEQFNEVMDRIKSGQEWRGEIEYKTSSGKPNWVFAHIFPIKDRNGKITHFIDVEEDVTERKLAEEQLRKLFMALDQSPNSTTITDHEGKITYVNSAFTRLTGARPGDVIGRYKLDFIPEADRARVAEIIESVKSGKDWKSERPYVNKDGEERWVSVHISPLRDPDGKVANLVIIEEDITERKVNEERIKNSLREKEVLLKEVHHRVKNNMQIISSLLNLRLSGIDQEPVRQILAESQSRIRSIALVHERIYMSDDLSKINFDEYLKSLGNQLLVTYRANSGRVRLTIEGDDIYLGVDQAVPCGLIMNELISNSLKHAFPESRHGNIRIRLSSGDHKTIITIEDDGVGMPDGFSLSNAQSMGMQLVLALVEQLEGRIVLDSSRGTMFTITFPAR